From a single Photobacterium gaetbulicola Gung47 genomic region:
- a CDS encoding chaperone protein TorD (COG3381), giving the protein MKEFIAFNEQRAEIYWWMSSLFARELTEQDIEQYRGGEMVTFLSGLAMTPELKQPVEAFRAALNRLESREDAQLELAADFCGLFLSTPKSGALPYASMYVGESGLMNDKPAQDMNKLMEEYGIAQRKEFNEPADHLAVELDFMGNLIIMANQQDSEEQAEPMMQAQLDFINTMLLNWLPAFAAEVKQRDPFGFYAAAAEVLTAFCHLDVTFLKGEEQ; this is encoded by the coding sequence ATGAAAGAATTTATTGCTTTCAACGAACAACGCGCAGAAATTTATTGGTGGATGTCATCCCTCTTCGCTCGTGAACTTACCGAGCAGGACATCGAACAGTACCGTGGTGGCGAAATGGTCACTTTCCTGTCAGGTCTGGCAATGACACCTGAACTGAAACAACCCGTAGAAGCATTCCGTGCTGCTCTGAACCGTTTGGAAAGCCGTGAAGATGCCCAGTTAGAGCTGGCGGCTGATTTCTGTGGTCTGTTTCTCAGCACTCCCAAATCTGGTGCCCTACCCTATGCCTCGATGTATGTCGGCGAGAGCGGACTGATGAATGACAAGCCTGCGCAAGACATGAACAAGCTAATGGAAGAATACGGCATTGCCCAGCGCAAAGAGTTCAACGAGCCGGCCGACCACCTTGCCGTCGAGTTGGATTTCATGGGTAACCTGATCATCATGGCCAACCAGCAAGACTCCGAAGAGCAGGCCGAGCCGATGATGCAGGCGCAGTTAGACTTCATCAACACCATGCTGCTTAATTGGCTGCCAGCCTTTGCCGCAGAAGTAAAACAACGCGACCCGTTCGGCTTTTACGCCGCCGCCGCTGAAGTACTCACCGCTTTTTGTCACTTGGACGTTACGTTCCTAAAAGGCGAAGAACAATAA
- a CDS encoding ethanolamine utilization protein, EutH (COG3192) — MNDIILYIMVGFMVLGAIDKVLGNRWGYGEQFDEGFMAMGALALAMVGVVSLAPVLANLLSPVVVPLYTALGADPAMFAGTLLANDMGGYPLAQSMAETEAAGLFSGLILGAMMGPTLVFTIPVALGIIQKEDTQYLARGVLIGMITIPVGCFVGGLVAGFEMAMILGNLVPIVIVAGLIAVGLWLKPDSMIRGFEVFGKGVIAVITIALAAIVVETLTGVVLIPGMAPISDGIEIVGAIAIVLAGAFPMVHFITKHLNKPLIKLGSSMGMGETAAAGLVATMANNIAMFNIFKDMDNRGKVINVAFAVCGSFVFGDHLGFTAAVNSDMISAVVAGKLVGGFSALLLAVYVTRNMTDEPDMIPANQP, encoded by the coding sequence ATGAATGACATCATTCTATACATTATGGTGGGCTTTATGGTGCTGGGGGCGATAGATAAAGTACTCGGCAACCGTTGGGGCTACGGAGAGCAATTTGATGAAGGCTTCATGGCGATGGGGGCACTCGCCTTGGCCATGGTTGGTGTGGTCAGTCTGGCACCGGTTTTGGCTAATTTGCTTAGCCCTGTAGTGGTGCCGCTCTATACCGCACTTGGCGCGGACCCGGCGATGTTTGCCGGCACGCTACTGGCTAATGATATGGGAGGGTATCCACTGGCTCAAAGCATGGCGGAAACCGAAGCGGCAGGCTTGTTTTCTGGCCTGATCCTCGGGGCGATGATGGGGCCAACATTGGTATTCACCATCCCTGTTGCGTTGGGGATCATCCAAAAGGAAGACACTCAATATCTAGCACGAGGTGTACTGATTGGGATGATCACCATTCCCGTCGGCTGTTTTGTTGGTGGTTTGGTCGCCGGTTTTGAGATGGCAATGATTTTGGGCAATTTGGTGCCTATTGTGATTGTGGCCGGACTGATTGCTGTTGGTCTGTGGCTAAAACCAGATTCGATGATCCGAGGCTTTGAAGTGTTTGGTAAAGGTGTTATTGCCGTGATTACTATCGCCTTGGCTGCGATTGTCGTCGAAACTTTGACCGGCGTGGTGTTGATCCCCGGTATGGCACCGATTTCTGACGGTATCGAAATTGTCGGAGCGATTGCCATCGTGTTAGCCGGTGCATTCCCGATGGTTCACTTTATTACCAAGCACTTGAACAAACCGCTGATCAAGCTGGGTAGTTCGATGGGCATGGGAGAAACTGCAGCGGCAGGCCTTGTTGCCACGATGGCAAACAATATTGCAATGTTCAATATCTTTAAAGATATGGATAACCGCGGGAAAGTGATTAACGTCGCCTTTGCGGTGTGTGGCTCTTTTGTATTTGGTGATCATCTTGGTTTCACCGCTGCTGTGAATAGCGACATGATTTCGGCGGTTGTAGCCGGTAAGTTGGTGGGGGGCTTTAGTGCACTGCTGCTAGCGGTTTACGTGACCCGAAACATGACAGATGAACCTGACATGATTCCTGCCAATCAGCCTTGA
- a CDS encoding microcompartments protein (COG4577) — MVNAIGCIELNSIARGYLVADAMLKSANVEILFNRTICPGKFMVMVSGDVAAINAAVDTGLRVGGGEVVDDLIIANVHPDVFPAIAGTRVVEHTAALGIVETFSVAAIVEAADAAVKAANIELLEVHMAMAIGGKGFVTLTGDVAAVQAAVEAAADRIRDKGVLVDKVVIAQPRKEILEGKV; from the coding sequence ATGGTAAATGCAATTGGCTGTATTGAACTGAACTCGATAGCGCGTGGTTACTTAGTTGCTGATGCCATGCTCAAGTCGGCGAATGTTGAGATCCTGTTTAACCGGACGATTTGCCCTGGCAAATTCATGGTGATGGTCAGCGGCGATGTGGCTGCAATTAACGCCGCGGTGGATACCGGGCTGCGGGTGGGGGGCGGAGAAGTGGTTGATGATTTGATTATCGCCAATGTTCACCCTGATGTATTTCCTGCCATTGCAGGCACGCGTGTGGTTGAACACACCGCAGCATTGGGGATCGTCGAGACATTTTCGGTTGCTGCTATTGTGGAAGCTGCAGACGCTGCCGTGAAAGCTGCAAACATTGAGTTGCTGGAAGTCCATATGGCAATGGCGATTGGCGGGAAAGGTTTTGTCACTCTGACCGGTGATGTCGCAGCGGTGCAAGCTGCTGTCGAAGCGGCCGCCGATCGAATCAGAGACAAAGGGGTATTGGTTGACAAGGTCGTCATTGCACAACCCCGCAAAGAAATCTTAGAAGGAAAAGTATAA
- a CDS encoding respiratory-chain NADH dehydrogenase domain-containing protein (COG4656) — MDVEPLLKLVQQAGVVGAGGAGFPTYVKLDCQVDLVLANGAECEPLLYKDQVLMQQWGHELCGGMLLAMKQVRASRGVIGIKKKNTDTIAVLESLLPENIELLLMDDVYPAGDEVELVYHATGLRIPAGGLPKDIGVLVNNIESFINVFRAANGQPVTETMISVHGEVVAPYSAWLPLGMSYREAIELAGGMTAKDCIVVEGGPMMGAVTADLDKPITKVSSGLLVLPRTSRVARIKLRSEADLSRIGKAACDQCSLCTSMCPRNLLGYPIKPHLAMRSLQVSASNNLSYSLAAQACCECNLCTMWSCPEGLDPSRVCATTKKALRDQQQWQSPAELQAQTTEVHPLREYRGVPTKRLARRLELSDYMTKKAIFHDFGIRPEKVAIPLAQHIGLPAQAIVKEGEIVTKGQMIGQPVEGGLSTAVHASISGIVTAVGDSVVIQHQATAESAALCN, encoded by the coding sequence GTGGATGTGGAACCGTTATTGAAACTGGTTCAGCAAGCTGGGGTAGTCGGGGCCGGTGGCGCTGGCTTCCCAACTTACGTCAAGCTTGATTGCCAGGTTGACCTGGTGCTGGCCAATGGTGCCGAGTGCGAACCGCTGCTCTATAAGGATCAGGTCTTGATGCAACAGTGGGGCCATGAGCTTTGCGGCGGTATGTTGTTGGCCATGAAGCAAGTTAGGGCATCTCGTGGGGTCATCGGTATTAAGAAAAAGAATACCGACACCATTGCGGTATTAGAGTCTCTGCTGCCTGAAAATATCGAACTGCTCCTAATGGATGATGTTTATCCGGCAGGCGATGAGGTGGAGTTAGTTTACCATGCCACGGGCCTGCGGATCCCCGCGGGTGGGTTGCCAAAAGATATCGGGGTGCTGGTCAACAACATCGAATCTTTCATTAATGTTTTCCGGGCTGCTAACGGACAACCGGTGACAGAGACGATGATCTCGGTTCACGGTGAGGTCGTGGCACCGTATTCGGCATGGCTCCCTCTTGGTATGAGCTATCGAGAGGCTATTGAGCTGGCGGGTGGCATGACAGCGAAGGACTGTATTGTCGTTGAAGGTGGTCCGATGATGGGGGCGGTAACTGCAGATCTCGACAAGCCTATCACCAAGGTGTCGAGTGGTTTGCTGGTACTACCGCGAACGTCGCGTGTTGCCCGCATCAAGCTGCGAAGTGAGGCGGATCTTAGCCGTATAGGCAAAGCCGCGTGTGATCAGTGCAGCCTGTGTACCTCGATGTGTCCACGCAATTTGCTGGGATATCCGATCAAACCGCATCTTGCCATGCGCTCGCTACAAGTTTCCGCTAGCAATAATTTGAGTTATTCACTGGCTGCGCAAGCGTGTTGCGAGTGCAACCTCTGCACTATGTGGTCTTGCCCTGAGGGACTGGATCCAAGCCGGGTTTGTGCCACGACGAAAAAAGCGTTACGCGATCAGCAGCAATGGCAATCGCCAGCAGAACTTCAGGCGCAAACCACCGAGGTTCACCCATTGCGCGAATACCGTGGTGTGCCCACCAAGCGGCTGGCCAGACGGCTTGAACTCAGTGATTACATGACAAAAAAAGCTATTTTCCATGACTTTGGCATTAGGCCTGAGAAGGTGGCAATTCCATTGGCCCAGCATATCGGCCTGCCAGCCCAAGCCATTGTCAAAGAGGGCGAAATCGTAACGAAAGGGCAGATGATTGGCCAACCGGTTGAGGGTGGGTTGAGTACTGCCGTCCATGCCAGTATCTCGGGGATTGTCACTGCCGTGGGTGATTCAGTCGTAATCCAGCATCAAGCAACTGCCGAGTCGGCGGCTTTGTGCAACTAG
- a CDS encoding microcompartments protein (COG4816), whose product MAILDKIQPAVLATRVIASVDPVYKEKMGLEPHHNSIGLITADCDDVTYCALDEATKAANVDVVYARSFYAGAAHSSGPTSGEVIGILAGACPADVIAGLERAKAFIEDEAAFQCADDNGDIAFFAHLVSSTGSYLSAEAGVEQGEALAYLIAPPLEAMFALDAALKSADVRLVNLFAPPSETNFGGGHLAGSQAACRAACEAFQAAVLEVARNPIAN is encoded by the coding sequence ATGGCAATATTAGACAAGATCCAACCTGCTGTTTTGGCAACCCGCGTGATTGCATCGGTCGATCCTGTGTATAAGGAAAAAATGGGGCTGGAACCCCACCATAACAGTATTGGGTTGATCACGGCCGATTGCGATGACGTGACCTATTGCGCGCTGGATGAAGCGACTAAGGCCGCCAATGTAGATGTCGTTTATGCCCGCTCGTTCTATGCCGGGGCTGCTCACTCATCTGGCCCAACGTCAGGTGAGGTGATTGGAATTTTGGCCGGCGCTTGTCCGGCAGACGTCATTGCTGGCCTTGAGCGTGCCAAAGCTTTTATTGAAGATGAAGCGGCATTCCAATGCGCTGACGACAATGGCGACATTGCCTTTTTCGCCCACTTGGTTTCTTCGACAGGGAGCTACTTATCAGCAGAAGCGGGGGTGGAGCAAGGAGAGGCCTTAGCTTATCTGATTGCCCCGCCGTTAGAGGCGATGTTTGCCCTTGATGCCGCATTGAAATCGGCGGATGTGCGCTTGGTCAACCTGTTTGCTCCACCGTCTGAAACCAACTTTGGTGGCGGTCATTTGGCGGGCTCGCAAGCGGCTTGCCGGGCGGCGTGCGAGGCATTTCAAGCGGCTGTGCTTGAAGTTGCCCGTAACCCAATAGCGAACTAG
- a CDS encoding ethanolamine ammonia-lyase small subunit (COG4302): MNEQKIQDIVATVLAQLGETNVTPAAVTKVVDAKISQLGDNHESLPDLGEKCFKKWNGISDAADSKVIDDLMSQTDARVGTGRTGPRPRTTALLRFLADHSRSKDTVIKNVESSWLQERNLLEVQSCAVDKDQYLTRPDLGRKLNDDGKMLIRDNCKKSPQVQVVLSDGLSLDAVTVNHDEILPPLLNGLKNAGLDVGTPFFLRYGRVKAQDEIGMLLGAEVNLLLIGERPGLGQSESLSCYAIYKPTENTVESDRTVISNIHAGGTPPVEAAAVIVDLVKTMLAQKASGINLKR, from the coding sequence ATGAACGAACAAAAGATTCAGGATATCGTCGCCACCGTGCTCGCTCAGTTAGGTGAAACAAATGTGACACCGGCAGCGGTGACTAAGGTGGTTGATGCGAAGATCTCACAACTGGGCGATAACCACGAGTCATTGCCTGATCTTGGCGAGAAGTGCTTTAAGAAGTGGAACGGTATTTCCGATGCCGCCGATAGCAAAGTGATTGATGACTTGATGTCCCAGACCGATGCCAGGGTAGGGACGGGGCGTACAGGCCCACGGCCAAGAACAACAGCATTGCTACGCTTCTTGGCTGACCATTCTCGCTCCAAGGATACGGTGATCAAAAATGTTGAGTCTTCATGGCTGCAAGAGCGCAATCTGTTGGAAGTACAGTCCTGCGCGGTGGATAAGGACCAATACCTGACTCGCCCCGATTTAGGGCGCAAACTCAACGATGATGGCAAGATGCTGATTCGAGACAACTGCAAGAAATCACCGCAGGTACAGGTTGTCCTTTCTGATGGCCTGAGTTTGGATGCGGTAACCGTGAACCATGATGAAATCCTGCCGCCATTGCTCAACGGGCTGAAGAATGCAGGCCTGGATGTTGGTACGCCTTTCTTCCTGCGATATGGCCGCGTAAAGGCACAAGATGAGATCGGCATGTTGCTGGGTGCCGAGGTTAACTTGTTGCTAATTGGTGAGCGTCCGGGGCTTGGACAATCAGAATCATTGAGCTGCTACGCCATCTATAAACCAACAGAAAACACCGTAGAGTCGGACAGAACCGTGATTTCGAACATTCACGCAGGTGGCACACCGCCGGTTGAAGCGGCGGCGGTCATCGTCGACTTGGTGAAAACCATGCTGGCGCAAAAAGCCAGTGGTATTAACTTGAAGCGCTAA
- a CDS encoding ethanolamine ammonia lyase large subunit (COG4303): MKLKTHLFGQTYQFRDVKDVLAKASDLRSGDILAGVAAQTAQERVAAKHVLSEMTLKDLRENPVVSYESDMITRINQDSLNRTMFEKIQNWSVSELREYVLSDDISNEDMQRLRKGLTAEMVSAVGKLCSNGDLMYGASKMPVITKANATVGLPGHFSCRLQPNDTRDNVNSILAQTYEGLTFGCGDAVIGINPVTDSIENTTQMLNAIQDVITKWDIPTQPCVLAHISTQMEAVRRGAPGGLLFQSIAGSEKGLAEFGVSVEMLDEAYEIGKQYCNLAGENMMYFETGQGSELSADAHHGADQMTMEARCYALAQRYKPHLVNTVVGFIGPEYLYNHQQIIRAGLEDHFMGKLSGIPMGCDACYTNHADTDQNSNENLVTLLAAAGVNFVIGMPLGDDIMLNYQTTSFHDTATVRQLLKLRPAPEFEAWMETMGLMENGRLTRKAGDPSIFFK; this comes from the coding sequence ATGAAGTTAAAAACCCACCTGTTTGGCCAAACATACCAATTCAGGGATGTAAAAGATGTACTTGCTAAAGCTTCGGACCTTCGCTCCGGCGATATTCTGGCGGGAGTAGCGGCACAAACTGCGCAGGAGCGAGTTGCTGCTAAGCATGTATTGTCGGAAATGACGCTGAAAGATCTGCGCGAGAATCCGGTGGTCAGCTATGAGAGTGACATGATCACCCGCATCAACCAAGACAGCCTGAATCGTACCATGTTCGAGAAAATTCAGAACTGGTCGGTGAGCGAGCTGCGCGAGTATGTGTTGAGCGACGATATCAGTAATGAAGATATGCAGCGCCTTCGCAAGGGTCTTACGGCAGAAATGGTGTCGGCGGTGGGCAAGCTTTGCTCGAACGGCGACTTGATGTACGGCGCCAGCAAGATGCCAGTCATCACTAAGGCCAACGCCACTGTAGGTTTGCCGGGACACTTTAGCTGCCGTTTGCAGCCTAATGATACCCGAGACAATGTTAACTCTATCTTGGCCCAGACCTATGAAGGCTTAACCTTCGGCTGTGGTGATGCGGTGATCGGTATTAACCCTGTCACTGACAGCATTGAGAATACCACCCAGATGCTCAATGCCATTCAGGATGTGATCACCAAGTGGGATATTCCTACTCAGCCATGTGTGCTCGCCCATATCAGTACTCAAATGGAAGCCGTACGTCGTGGTGCACCGGGTGGGTTGTTGTTCCAGAGTATCGCGGGGTCGGAAAAAGGCCTGGCAGAGTTCGGCGTCAGCGTTGAGATGCTTGATGAAGCCTATGAGATCGGTAAGCAGTATTGCAATCTGGCTGGCGAGAACATGATGTACTTTGAAACCGGTCAGGGTTCGGAGCTGTCTGCAGACGCGCACCATGGTGCCGATCAGATGACGATGGAAGCGCGTTGTTATGCGCTAGCTCAGCGTTACAAGCCACACCTGGTTAATACCGTGGTTGGGTTCATCGGCCCTGAGTACCTTTATAACCACCAACAAATTATTCGTGCCGGCTTGGAAGACCATTTTATGGGCAAGCTGTCGGGTATACCTATGGGGTGTGATGCTTGTTACACCAACCATGCTGATACTGATCAGAACTCCAATGAAAACCTTGTCACCTTGCTGGCTGCCGCCGGGGTTAACTTTGTGATTGGTATGCCGCTTGGCGACGACATCATGCTGAATTATCAAACCACTTCATTCCATGATACCGCTACCGTGCGGCAGTTGCTGAAGTTGCGTCCGGCACCGGAGTTTGAAGCCTGGATGGAAACCATGGGGCTCATGGAAAATGGCCGCTTAACCCGCAAGGCGGGCGACCCATCAATCTTCTTCAAATAA
- a CDS encoding reactivating factor for ethanolamine ammonia lyase (COG4819) codes for MDRKVIHSVGIDIGTTTTQVIFSNLTVVNRAPASQVPVYEFIEREIVYQSPVSFTPINREGTIDSARLQQFIEQQIELAGLAEKVETGAIIITGETAKAHNARDAIMALSQRLGDFVVATAGPNLESVIAGRGSGAQELAQNNHLKVMNIDIGGGTSNYVVFDCGRVLETACLNIGGRLVELNDNGDVVYVHKPAIAVMQDLFGEALHPRQITADHLKRMVERMADLIVEVMEGQLSPLAVQLLQTSALSEHQDLDAVFLSGGVGECYYQSDSQGLAAGFGDVGPSLALSLLRHGRLANYPVRRPNQTLRATVIGAGAYSLTLSGSTIWLNSDELPLKNIPVVHPAVDWMQPRPSICDEIVIAAERMDLALGCDRYAIALDRGMPVRYQAVQHVAEELARFYQQHGNHQDPALVIVHNDIGKAVGMELQPKLQPQPVSVIDEVITHEGDYIDIGNSYFGGEIVPLTVKSLAFPS; via the coding sequence ATGGACAGGAAAGTCATTCATAGCGTCGGTATCGATATTGGTACGACGACGACGCAGGTTATTTTTTCCAACCTGACGGTGGTTAACCGAGCTCCGGCGTCGCAAGTACCCGTGTATGAGTTCATCGAACGTGAAATTGTTTATCAGAGCCCGGTGTCTTTTACGCCAATTAACCGTGAAGGCACCATTGATTCAGCTCGGCTGCAGCAGTTTATAGAGCAGCAAATCGAGTTGGCCGGCTTGGCCGAGAAGGTTGAGACCGGGGCAATCATTATTACCGGTGAAACGGCGAAGGCTCACAACGCCCGTGATGCCATTATGGCGTTGTCACAAAGGCTGGGGGACTTCGTGGTTGCGACGGCAGGGCCGAATCTTGAATCTGTTATTGCAGGGCGAGGTAGCGGCGCACAGGAGCTGGCGCAAAATAATCACCTGAAAGTGATGAATATCGACATTGGTGGCGGTACCTCCAATTATGTCGTGTTCGACTGTGGCCGGGTGTTGGAAACTGCCTGCCTCAATATTGGCGGCCGTCTGGTGGAGCTAAACGACAACGGGGATGTGGTATATGTCCACAAGCCAGCCATTGCCGTAATGCAGGATCTCTTTGGTGAGGCGTTGCATCCCCGCCAGATCACCGCCGATCATCTCAAGCGTATGGTTGAACGCATGGCCGACTTGATTGTTGAGGTAATGGAAGGGCAGCTTTCCCCCTTGGCTGTACAGTTATTGCAAACCTCGGCGCTTAGTGAACATCAGGATTTAGATGCTGTTTTCCTGAGTGGCGGTGTCGGGGAGTGTTACTACCAGTCAGATAGCCAGGGACTGGCGGCAGGTTTTGGCGACGTCGGGCCAAGCTTGGCACTCTCGCTGCTCCGTCATGGCCGGCTGGCAAATTATCCAGTGCGCCGGCCCAATCAGACACTGCGAGCCACGGTGATTGGCGCTGGTGCTTATTCGTTGACTTTATCGGGTTCGACAATCTGGCTGAACTCGGACGAGCTGCCTCTAAAGAATATCCCGGTTGTTCATCCCGCCGTGGATTGGATGCAGCCGCGGCCGTCGATATGCGATGAGATTGTCATTGCTGCCGAGAGGATGGATCTTGCCCTCGGTTGCGACCGCTACGCGATAGCCCTCGATCGCGGTATGCCAGTGCGCTACCAAGCCGTGCAGCACGTGGCAGAGGAATTGGCCCGTTTCTACCAGCAGCATGGTAATCACCAAGATCCAGCGTTGGTCATTGTCCACAACGATATCGGAAAGGCTGTAGGAATGGAGCTACAGCCCAAACTGCAACCGCAGCCCGTCAGTGTCATTGACGAAGTGATCACCCATGAAGGTGACTATATCGATATCGGCAACAGTTACTTCGGCGGGGAGATTGTGCCCTTAACTGTGAAATCTCTCGCCTTCCCGTCTTAA
- a CDS encoding iron-containing alcohol dehydrogenase (COG1454), translated as MNVSQADIASIVQQTLTQFRPHRGFTFRSPAVTVTGGHCVNQLGEVLKELGATKVLLVADKQVHQLGLTASCEAAIALSGLELTLFTDIAGEPDSDCIKAGSETLSRCGADFVLGVGGGSALDAAKAIAVLGDYAGKLTDFRAGGIASRRVGLGAIPTTAGTGSEVTDITVIKDLAQGIKVPVKGPALVPDMALIDPALMLGVPAGITAATGIDALTHAIEAYISRHSNPLSKAYAYHAIEAIGKALPIAVGYGQDIDKRYDMAVAAYKAGLAFSNAGLGLTHAISHQIGARYHLAHGVANAILLPYVMAFNALSCEAELAEVANALGVGRESMTSRERCRAAVHAVRQLVMDLGLPTSLADVDIAKRDIPLLAEQAMKDICLQGNPRDVSPGQVASLLQQMLAGTLPEGYC; from the coding sequence ATGAATGTGTCACAGGCTGATATTGCGTCGATAGTCCAGCAAACGCTAACTCAATTTAGGCCGCACCGCGGTTTCACTTTTCGCTCTCCGGCTGTCACTGTCACGGGTGGCCATTGCGTCAACCAGCTGGGGGAGGTGTTGAAGGAGTTGGGCGCGACCAAAGTACTTTTGGTTGCCGACAAGCAGGTTCACCAACTTGGCCTGACTGCGAGTTGTGAAGCGGCAATAGCGTTATCAGGGCTAGAGCTTACGCTATTTACCGATATTGCCGGTGAGCCGGACTCAGATTGTATTAAGGCTGGTAGCGAAACGCTTAGTCGCTGCGGTGCCGACTTTGTCCTCGGAGTGGGCGGTGGCTCGGCGCTGGATGCCGCGAAAGCCATTGCTGTGCTGGGGGACTATGCCGGAAAACTGACTGATTTTCGAGCCGGCGGTATCGCCTCACGGCGTGTCGGGCTAGGAGCGATTCCTACCACTGCAGGAACCGGTTCCGAGGTTACTGATATTACCGTGATCAAGGATTTGGCGCAGGGCATCAAAGTGCCTGTGAAGGGGCCGGCATTAGTGCCTGATATGGCGCTTATCGATCCGGCCTTGATGCTTGGCGTGCCCGCTGGGATCACTGCCGCTACGGGGATTGATGCTCTTACCCATGCTATCGAAGCGTACATCTCGCGCCACTCTAACCCGTTATCGAAAGCCTATGCCTACCACGCAATTGAGGCGATTGGTAAAGCCCTGCCGATTGCCGTGGGGTATGGCCAGGATATTGATAAACGTTATGACATGGCGGTAGCCGCGTACAAGGCTGGCCTGGCATTCAGCAATGCTGGGTTAGGGCTAACCCATGCTATCTCGCATCAGATTGGGGCACGTTATCACCTGGCCCACGGCGTGGCCAACGCTATCTTGCTGCCTTATGTCATGGCATTCAACGCGCTTAGTTGCGAAGCCGAGCTGGCTGAAGTGGCGAACGCGCTGGGGGTGGGGCGAGAATCAATGACATCGCGAGAGCGTTGCCGGGCAGCCGTGCATGCCGTACGTCAATTGGTCATGGATTTAGGCTTACCGACCTCGCTGGCCGACGTTGATATTGCCAAGCGAGATATTCCTTTGCTGGCTGAGCAGGCGATGAAGGATATCTGCCTGCAGGGAAATCCTCGCGATGTTAGCCCGGGCCAAGTAGCCAGTCTTTTACAGCAGATGCTAGCTGGCACTCTGCCGGAAGGGTATTGCTGA
- a CDS encoding ethanolamine utilization protein EutJ family protein (COG4820) has translation MTSLLEQVNQHLLLIDELVNDESPIAAPEQWYVGIDLGTADIQTVVVDGCGIPIAAFLDWADVVRDGVVVDYVGACRIAREQLRKVEQKLGVSVEHAITSYPPGTDPRISINVVESAGVLVSHVIDEPSSVAELLQIRQGAVIDVGGGTTGTAIIAGGELVTSLDEPSGGRHVSLTIAGGLGVDMDEAEQQKRRSHEDPLIAAMAKPVIEKMADIVAGHIAGYQPNAMYLTGGGTLIAGFSDIFRKSFPATKVVEFSRALYLTPLAIASYGLRLAGKE, from the coding sequence ATGACTAGTTTGCTCGAACAAGTTAACCAGCACCTTTTGCTTATCGATGAATTGGTGAACGATGAGTCACCGATTGCGGCACCAGAACAATGGTATGTCGGGATTGATTTGGGGACTGCTGATATCCAGACCGTTGTGGTGGATGGTTGCGGGATACCCATTGCGGCCTTCCTTGATTGGGCGGATGTTGTGCGCGATGGGGTGGTGGTCGATTATGTCGGTGCCTGCCGTATTGCACGTGAGCAGTTGCGCAAAGTGGAACAAAAACTTGGCGTTAGCGTTGAGCATGCCATTACTTCCTATCCGCCGGGTACTGACCCGCGTATTTCCATCAATGTGGTGGAATCTGCAGGGGTGTTGGTTAGCCATGTGATTGACGAACCCAGCAGTGTTGCCGAGCTACTTCAGATCCGACAAGGCGCGGTGATTGATGTGGGGGGCGGGACCACAGGGACTGCCATTATTGCCGGTGGTGAATTAGTGACCTCTTTGGACGAGCCATCGGGCGGCCGCCATGTCAGTTTGACCATAGCTGGCGGGCTTGGGGTCGATATGGATGAGGCCGAGCAACAAAAGCGCCGCAGCCATGAAGATCCCTTGATTGCTGCGATGGCCAAGCCGGTGATCGAAAAAATGGCCGACATTGTTGCAGGCCACATAGCTGGGTATCAGCCCAATGCTATGTACCTGACGGGCGGTGGTACCCTGATTGCGGGATTCAGTGACATTTTCCGCAAGTCATTTCCTGCTACCAAGGTGGTTGAATTCTCACGAGCCCTTTATCTAACACCATTGGCAATCGCGAGCTATGGCTTGAGGTTGGCAGGCAAGGAGTAA